In Sphingomonas sp. KC8, the sequence TTTTCGTTCCCCTCCCGTTCGCGGCCCGCTAAGGAAGGGGCGTGTCCGCTTCCCTTCCCTGGCCCGCCATCCACGCCACCCATGGCGGGATCTGGATCGCCGCCCCCGATGGCGCCACCCGCCGGGCCGGCCGGGGCGAAGCGATCGCGCTCGCCGCCGAAACCCCGGCGGTGATGCTCAATGCACCCGTCGTCGCGACGCGCCTCGGCTATGGCGAACTGGCCGGCCTCGATCTGCTCGAACTGTTCGCCTTCATCCATCCGGCCCGTTTCGTCGTCCCCACCCCGGCAGGCCTCGCCCGCGCGCTGGGGCTGACCCCGCCGGCCGACGATGCCGCCGCCCCCGCCTTCCTGCTCGATGCCGCGCGCGCGCTGCTTGCCCGCCTCGCCGCCGCCGATTGGGCCGAGCGCGAAGGCGCATGGACCGCGGCCCAGGCGCTCGCCCGGCTGCGCTGGCCGTGGTCGCCGGTACTGGCCGATCGGATCGCCCAGCCCGAACGCGCCGAACGCTGGCTGTTTGCCAAACTGCCCGAATGGGACGAAGCCGCCCCCCGCCCCCAGCCCCGCCCGGTGGTGCTGGATGAGGCGGAAACCGATGCGATGCTCGCGCGCCTCGTCGGCACCGGCGCCGAAGTGCGCGAAGGCCAGCGCGCTTATGCCGCCGCCGCCGCCCGCGCGTTCGATCCACGGCTGGGCGAAGGCCGGCCCAATATGCTGCTGGCCGAAGCCGGCACCGGCATCGGCAAGACATTGGGCTATCTCGCGCCCGCCGCCTTGTGGGCGGGCGCGGCCGACGGCACCGTCTGGATTTCCACCTACACCAAGGCGCTGCAACGCCAGCTCGACCGCGAAACCCAGCGCATCTTCCCCAATCCCAATGATCGCGCGCGTAAAGTCGTCGTGCGCAAGGGCCGCGAAAATTATCTCTGCCTGCTCAATCTGGAAGATGCGCTGCAGGGCGGGTTTCAGGGCCGCGCGGCGATACTGGCCCACCTGGTCGCGCGCTGGGCGGCCTATAGCCGCGATGGCGATATGGTCGGCGGCGATCTGCCCGGCTGGCTGCCCACTCTGTTCCGCCGTGCGGGATCGACCGCGCTCACCGATCGGCGCGGCGAATGCGTCTATGCCGGCTGCCCGCATTACCGCAAATGCTTCATCGAACGGTCGGCCCGCGCCGCCGAAGGGGCCGATCTCGTCATCGCCAACCATGCGCTGGTGATGATTCTGGCCCAGCGCCGCCGCGACGAAGGCGCACCGCTCGCCCGCCTGGTGTTCGACGAAGGCCATCATCTCTTCGACGCCGCCGATTCCACCTTCGCCGCCGCGCTGACGGGCCAGGAAGCGATCGAACTGCGCCGCTGGATCGTCGGCCCCGAAGGCAAATCGCGTGGGCGCCGGCGTGGCCTGTCCGCGCGCCTGTCCGATGTCGGCTCCTATGACGAGGAAGGCGCGCTCGCGATCGAAGCCGCCGTGATGGCCGCAGGCGCACTGCCCGCCGATTCGTGGTTGGGCCGGCTGGCCGAAGGCGAACCGATGGGGCCGATCGAAAAGCTGCTCGCCGCCGTCCGCGCCACGGTGTACGCCCGCGCGTCGGCCGCCGATGCCGGCTACGGGCTGGAAACCGAAGCCGCCGAACTCGACGCAACACTGATCGAAGCCGCTGCCCCGGCCACCCAGGCGCTGGAAGCCCTCGTCCGCCCCCTCGCCAAACTGCGCCAGCGGCTCGAAGCGGTGATGGACGACGGGCCGGACTGGCTCGACGGCCCCGCCCGCGCCCGCATCGAAGGGGCGATCGCGGGTCTTTCCAATCGCAACCAGTTGCTGGGCGCATGGGTGTCGCTGCTCGGTCGCCTCGGCGGGCCGATCGATCCCGATTATGTCGATTGGCTCGCGGTCGATCGGGTCGAGGGGCGCGAATTTGATATCGGCCTCCACCGTCACTGGCTCGATCCCACCCGGCCACTCGCCGAAACCGTTCTGAAACCGGCGCAAGGCGTGCTCGTCACCTCCGCCACCCTGCGCGGGGGCGAGGATTGGGCGGCCGCCGAAGCGCGCACCGGCGCGGTCCATCTCGATCACCCCGTCCGCCGTTTCGAAGCGACCAGCCCGTTCGATTATGCGTCGCGCGCCGAAGTGCTGATCGTCAACGATCTGAAGCGCGGCGATCTGGCAGCCCTCGGCCTGGCTTATGTCCGGCTGATCCAGGCGGCAGGGGGCGGCACGCTTGGCCTGTTCACCGCGATCCAGCGGCTGCGCGCCGTTCATGCCCGCATCGCCGATCGGCTCGCCCGCGATGGCCTGCCGCTGTATGCCCAGCATGTCGATCCGATCGACACCGGCACGCTGGTCGATATCTTTCGCGATGATCCGCGCGCCAGCCTGCTTGGCACCGATGCGCTGCGCGACGGGGTCGATGTGCCCGGCGAATCGCTCAGGCTGGTGGTGATGGAAGGCGTGCCATGGCCGCGCCCCACCGTGCTCCATTCGGCACGGCGCACTGCCGGCGGCGGCTCCGCTTATGATGATCGGGTGGTCCGCGCCCGCTTGGCCCAGGCGTTCGGCCGGCTGATCCGGCGGGCTGATGATCGCGGCGCATTCGTCCTGCTGTCCGCCGCCACCCCCACCCGGCTGCTCGATGCCTTTCCCCCCGGCGTGCCGGTGCGGCGGCTGTCGCTCGACGAAGCGGTCGCGCGGGTCGCGGCGATCAACGGGTCCGGCGGCAACGTCTTTTCACCGCAACAAGATTCCGGCATCAGGCTGCCAGAGAAGGGAGATGCGGAAAGCACATGAAAAGGCTGACGTTGCTGCGCCATGCGAAATCGGGCTGGGATGATCCGGTGGCCCGCGATTTCGATCGCCCGCTCAACCCGCGCGGCCGGCGCGGTGCGCGGCTGATGGGGCAGCATATGCGCGACCTTGGCCTGCGCTACGATCTGGTGCTGGCCTCGCCCGCCGTCCGCGTCGTCGAAACGCTCGATGGCCTGTGGGAAGGCTATGGCCGATCGATCCATGCCGAACTCGACAAGCGCATCTATCTCGCCTCCGCCGCCGCCCTGCTCGATGTGGTGCAGGAAGCGCCCGACAGCGCCGATACGATCCTGATGAGCGGGCATAATCCCGGCATGGAAGATCTCGTGCTGATGCTCGTCCCCGATCGGGCCGATGATGCGGCGCGCGATCGGGTGGAGGAAAAATTCCCCACCGCGGCCCTCGCCGAAATCAGCTTCGACGTCGATCATTGGGCGGATGTGAAGGCGGGCGGTGGCCAGCTTGTCCGCTTCATCCGCCCGCGCGATCTCGATCCGGCACTCGGGCCTGACGCGCACGCCTGAATGGCGCGATAGGGTTAGCCGCCACTCTCTTTATCGTCCTTGACTGGGCTGGGCCTCGGGCGGATCGTTTCGGCCAGGTGCTCGGCCAAAGGCGCGTGTGTCCATCAGCCCCAGGCCTCCCTCGGTTGCGTTCCCTGCAATGTCTGGAGGTCTGCTCATGATCCGCGCCCGCATGATGCGCCACACCGCCACCTTTGGCCTGTTGCTGTTCGCCACTGCCCCCGCGCTGGCCGAGGAAAATCCCCGCGTCGCCGCAGAAATCATGGCGCTCGCGCGGTCGCAATGGGCCGCCGAAATCGCCGATAAGCCGGCGGCGGAACAGCTTGCCGCGGTCGCGGACGATTATACCGAATTCAACCCCGATTTCCCGACCCGCATCGACGGCAAGGCCATGGCGCTGCGGATGAGCGAAATTCCCCCGGGCGGCAAAACCCTGTTCGGCGACATGCAGAATCCCAAGGTGCAGGTTTATGGCGACACCGCCATCCTCACCTATAATTTTGCCGGAATCACGCGGGGGCCAGATCAGAAGGTCGCGGCCTCGGTCGCCAAGTCCACCCGCGTCTATGTCCGGCAGAATGGCAAATGGTGGCTGGTCCACGCCAATTTCGCACCGGTGCCGGCGCCCGCGAACTGACGGACCTGTCGATCAATCGTCGCCGCGCGCCTTGGCGTGGTGGCGGATCACCTCGTCGATGATGAAGCGCAGGAACTTCTCGGAAAAGTCGGGATCCAGATTGGCCGAACGCGCCAGGGTGCGCAGCCGTTCGATCTGGGCCGATTCGCGGCCCGGATCGGCCGCCGGCAGCCCGGTTTCGGCCTTGTGGCGGCCCACCGCCTGCGTCACCTTGAATCGTTCGGCGAGCATGAAGACGAGTGCTGCGTCGATATTATCAATGCTTTCGCGGTAACGCTGCAACACATCGTCGGACATCGGCTTCCCTTCGGGTAACGGTTCCCGCCCTTTTGTGGAGGTTCGGGGCCGGGCGCAACCCCGTGCGGCTTGCCTTTAACGTCGCCGCACGCCATGGCCGCTCCTGTCATGACTGCTACCGTCACTCCGCTGCACCGCACGGGCGCCCCGTCGCTCGAACCGATGATCGCCCTCGTTGCGTCCGACATGAACCATGTCAACGCGGTGATCCTCGATCGGATGCAGAGCGATGTGCCGCTGATCCCCGAACTGGCCGGCCATCTCATCGCCGGCGGTGGCAAGCGGATGCGGCCGATGCTGACGCTCGCCTGTGCGCGCCTGCTCGAATATGGCGGCGCGCGGCATTACAAGCTCGCCGCGTCGGTCGAATTCATCCACACCGCCACCCTGCTGCACGACGATGTCGTCGACGGATCGGGCCTGCGCCGGGGCAAGCGCACCGCCAACATGATCTGGGGCAATCCGGCCAGTGTGCTGGTCGGCGATTTCCTGTTCAGCCGTGCGTTCGAACTGATGGTCGAAGATGGATCTTTGCGCGTGCTGCGCATCCTGTCCAACGCGTCCGCCGTGATCGCCGAAGGCGAGGTCAACCAGCTCACCGCGCAGCGCCGGATCGATACGACCGAGGAACGCTATCTCGACATCATCGGCGCCAAAACCGCCGCTTTGTTCGCCGCCGCCTGCCGCATCGCGGCGGTCGTCGCCGAACGCGACGAAGCGGTCGAACTCGCGCTCGATTCCTACGGCCGCAATCTTGGCATCGCTTTCCAGCTGATCGACGACGCGATCGATTATCTGTCGGATGGCGCCACCATGGGCAAGGACACCGGCGATGATTTCCGCGACGGCAAGGTGACGCTGCCCGTCATCCTGGCCCATGCGCGCGGATCCGCCGAAGACCAGAAATTCTGGCGCGACGCGATGGAAGGCCGCCGCGTCTCCGACGACGATCTCGCCCACGCCACCCGCCTGCTGCGCGACACTGGCGCGCTGGCCGACACGATCGAACGCGCCCGCCATTACGGCCAGCGCGCGATCGATGCACTGGGCGGCATCGGCGGCGGCCAGACCAAGGCCGCTCTGGTCGAAGCGGTCGAATTTGCGGTGTCGCGCGCTTATTGAGGGCCATGTGCCGCCGGTGCCATCCGGCGCGAATTGGTCTAGACCGCCCCGGTGACCGATCTTCCCATCCACGCCGTATTGCCCGATCTGCTGGCGACGCTGGCCGCGCGCTCCTCGCTCGTGCTCGTCGCCCCACCCGGCGCCGGCAAGACGACCGCGGTCGCCCCCGCCTTGCTCGATCAAGGCTGGTGCACCGGCGAAATCCTGCTCTTGTCCCCCCGCCGGCTGGCCGCGCGCGCGGCCGCCGAACGGATGGCGGCACTGGCCGGCGAACCCGTCGGCCGCACCATCGGCTATGCCACCCGGCTCGATACCAGGCGATCCGCCGCCACCCGCATCCTGGTGCTGACCGAGGGGATTTTCCGCAACCGCATCCAGGCCGATCCCGAACTGACCGGGGTGTCGGCGGTATTGTTCGATGAAGTCCACGAACGCAGCCTCGACAGCGATTTCGGCCTCGCCCTCGCGCTCGATGCGCAGGCAGCGCTCCGCCCCGATCTGCGCCTCGTCGCGATGTCCGCCACGCTCGATGGCACCCGTTTTGCTACCCTGATGGATGGCGCCCCGCTGATCGAAAGCGCCGGCCGCAGCTTCCCGCTTGAACTGCGCCATATCGGTCGCAAGGCCGAAGCGCGGATCGAAGATGAAATGGCCGCCGCCATCCGCCGTGCGCTTACCGAACAGGATGGCGGCGTCCTCGCCTTCCTGCCCGGCGTGGCCGAAATCGAACGCACCGCCGAACGGCTGGCCGGCCTGCCCGCCACCATCGCCATTCACCGCCTCCACGGCACGCTCGATCCGGCGGACCAACGCGCCGCAATCGCCCCGGCTCCGGCCGGCATCCGCAAGGTGGTGCTCGCCACCAGCATCGCCGAAACCAGCCTCACGCTCGATGGCATCCGCATCGTCGTCGATTCAGGCCTTGCCCGCCGGCCCCGTTATGATCGTGCCGCCGGCGTCACCCGCCTCAGCACCGAACGGGTCAGCCAGGCCGCCGCCACCCAGCGCGCCGGCCGCGCCGGACGCCAGGCCCCCGGCGTCGCCTATCGCCTGTGGGAAGAGGCCGCCACCGCCGGCCTGCCGCGTTTCGATCCGCCCGAAATCCTGGAGGCGGACCTGTCCGCTTTGCTGATCGATTGCGCGATCTGGGGCGTTGCCGATCCGGCCACCCTGCGCTGGATCGATCCGCCCCCCGCCGCCGCCATCGCCGAAGCGCGCGCCCGGCTGACCAGCCTGAACGCCATCGACGGCGATGGCCGGCCGACCCCGCATGGCCACGCCATCGCCGCTTTGCCGCTGCCCCCGCGCTTGGCGCACATGCTGGTCGAAGCCGCCACGCGCGGGCAGGCCGACTGCGCCGCCGACGTCGCGGTTTTGCTGTCCGAACGCGGGCTGGGTGGCAATGACGCCGATCTCGAAACCCGCCTGCGCCGCTGGCGCAGCGAACGCGGCAAACGCGCGGAGGCCGCACGCGGCCTCGCCAAACGCTGGCGCCGCCTCCTAAGTCCTCCCCTCCCTTCTAGGGAGGGGTCGGGGGTGGGTAGCGAGCGCAAGCGAGCCTCCACGCCAGCCCCCCACCCCTTCCCTCACAAATGAAAGCGACATACTCGGCGCCTGCGTCGCGCTCGCTTTCCCCGATCGGGTCGCCCGGCGGCGCGATGCGTCCGGCGAACATTGGATCGCGGTTGGCGGGCGCGGTTTTCGCCTCGATCCCGCCTCACCGCTTGCCCGCAACGAATGGCTGGCGGTCGCCGAAACGCAAGGGTCGGCGGCCGGTGCCAGAATCCTGTCCGCCGCCCCGATCGATCAGCCCACGGTCGAATCTCTGTTCGCCGATCGCATCGCTTCCGTTCGCGACGTCCGCTTCGATCCCGCCACCGGCGGCGTCATCGCCCGGCGCGAACGGCGGCTCGGCAGCGTCCGGCTGGGCGGCGGCCCCGATGATGCCCCCGACGCCGACGCCATCGCCGCCGCGCTACTCGAAGGGGTGCGCCGCGGTGGTCTGGATCTGCTGCCATGGTCCGAAGGATCGATCGCACTGCGCCAGCGCGCCGCCTTCGCCCACGCGCATGATCCATCGATTCCCGATCTCAGCGACGATGCCCTCATCGCCAGCCTCGACGATTGGCTCCCCGCCTGTCTCACCCGCAAGCGCCGGCTCGATACGGTCGATCCCGGGATGCTGGCCGGCGCACTCGATGGCCTGCTCGGGTGGGAAGGCGCCCGCGCGGTCGATCGCCTCGCCCCGCCGCGTCTGGCCTCGCCGGCCGGCAGCAGCCACGCGATCGATTATGCGGCCGAAGGTGGCCCGGCGGTGGAACTGCGCCCGCAGGCCCTGTTCGGTCTCACCCGCCACCCGATGCTCGCCGATGGCCGCGTGCCGCTAGTGCTGCGCCTCACCTCCCCCGCCGGCCGGCCGATTCAAACAACCCGCGACCTGCCGGGTTTCTGGTCGGGCAGCTGGTCCGCCGTCGCCAAAGAAATGCGCGGTCGCTACCCCCGCCACCCCTGGCCCGACGACCCCGCCGCCGCCGATCCCACCCTGCGCACGAAGAAAGCGAGCGGGCGTTAGCGCCTCTTCCTCCCCTCCCTGGAAGGGAGGGGCTGGGGGTGGGTTCCGCCGAGGCACTCGGCGGTCTTTGCAAGGATCGCCTCGCTCACGCCGTCTGGGTTGGTTCGCACCTCGCCATTCCAGAAGCGGATGACAGTCCAACCGTTTGCCACAAGAAAATCGGACCGCTGCGCATCATAGACCGCAGCGTCGAGATGCTGGCTTCCATCCAACTCAATCCCAAGCTTTGCTGACCGACAGGCGAAGTCGAGGATGTAGGGACCAACAACCAATTGCCGGGTGAAGCGTGGTCGATAGCTGGATAGCCGCCGCCAGATCAGGCGTTCCGCCTCCGTCTGGCCATTACGCAACGCCCGCGCATTGGCTGTCATCTGCTCTGGGACACGTCGCATCGGGCGAAGCTAACGAGGCACGCTGCGCGCGCCAACCCACCCCCAACCCCTCCCTTTCAGGGAGGGGAGAAACGATCGTTTTGTCGGCATGTCCGGAACGTCGGTTTTGATCTTCGAAATCGGCTGCTTGCGTGCTGCTAATCCGCACGCTGCGGCGGGTGTGAGAATTGATGTTCATTGAAGATCTCGACCACCGCAAACTCTGAACCTTCGTTCCAGATGGAAACCCAGTTGTCAGGGTGGATGTCGATTGAGTGCGGACACCCGTCCTCAAGGGTGACAACAGCCTCCCCGCCGGCGGGAATTTCGTATTGCTCGCAAATCGGTTCGATGAAGATCGTCATCGACGTGGATAGGTAATTTCGGAACGGTAGCCGCACTTTTGCGCCCCTCTCAGGTCGAGTTGCACCAAACAGTTCGAGAAGCGAGCTATCGGTTGCGCACAATGTCCACAATGTCCGTGTCCCGACAGTCCATTTCCGCCAGCTAGCGTGCACGAACGCCGCCGCCTGAATTGCAACGCGGTCTAAGCCCCGAACGCCAGACTGAACGGCCCGCCACGGTCCACGGCCCGCACCCAAGCCGGCCGCGCTTCCATCCGGTCGATGAAGCCCAGCAGCACCGGGCGCGCGTCGATCTGCCCTTGCGCCTTCAGGAATTGCAGTTCGTGGGTCAGTTGCAGGTCGGCCGCCGTGAACGCATCACCGATCAGATAGTCGCGCCCGCTTAGGAGCGCATCGAGATGGCCGAGCTGCACGTCCAGCCCATGTGTGGCATAGCCTTCGAGGAACGCATTGCTCACCCCGAACAGCCGGACGAACAAGGGCAGCAGAGTACGCAGCGCCAACGACGATTCAGGGTAATGCAGCAGTTCGAGAAACTTGGCATAATCGGGCGAGTCCACCGGCGGGGCCAGCCGGCCCGCCCCGTGGCGCAGCAGCACATATTGGATGATCGCGGCGGATTCGGCCATCACCACGCCATCCACCTCCACCGATGGCGCCTTGCCGAGCGGGTGGACGCGGGTGAGTTCGGGCGGGGCCACGCCCCCGTTCACCCGCGCATAGCGGACGACATCATAGTCCAGTCCCAATTCTTCGAGCAGCCACAGGATGCGCTGCGATTTCGAATTTTCGAGGTGGTGGACGATGATGCCGGCCATGATGCTTAGTCCCGCAGCAGTTCGTTGATCCCGGTCTTGGCGCGGGTCTGCGCGTCGACCCGCTTGACGATGACGGCGCAGTAGAGCGACGGGCCGGGCGTGCCATCGGGAAGCGTGCGGCCGGGCAGGTTGCCGGGGACGACGACCGCATAATCGGGCACGCGGCCGACGAACACTTCGCCGGTCGCGCGGTCGACGATCTTGGTCGATGCGCCCAGATACACGCCCATCGACAGCACGGCGCCTTCGCCGACGATCACGCCTTCGGCCACTTCGGCGCGCGCGCCGATGAACGCGCCGTCGCCGATCACCACCGGGTTGGCCTGCAGCGGTTCGAGCACGCCGCCAATGCCCGCGCCGCCCGAAATATGGACGTTGCGGCCGATCTGCGCGCAGCTGCCGACGGTGGCCCACGCGTCGATCATCGCGCCTTCGGCCACATACGCCCCGATGTTGACGAAGCTCGGCATCAGCA encodes:
- a CDS encoding ATP-dependent DNA helicase; its protein translation is MSASLPWPAIHATHGGIWIAAPDGATRRAGRGEAIALAAETPAVMLNAPVVATRLGYGELAGLDLLELFAFIHPARFVVPTPAGLARALGLTPPADDAAAPAFLLDAARALLARLAAADWAEREGAWTAAQALARLRWPWSPVLADRIAQPERAERWLFAKLPEWDEAAPRPQPRPVVLDEAETDAMLARLVGTGAEVREGQRAYAAAAARAFDPRLGEGRPNMLLAEAGTGIGKTLGYLAPAALWAGAADGTVWISTYTKALQRQLDRETQRIFPNPNDRARKVVVRKGRENYLCLLNLEDALQGGFQGRAAILAHLVARWAAYSRDGDMVGGDLPGWLPTLFRRAGSTALTDRRGECVYAGCPHYRKCFIERSARAAEGADLVIANHALVMILAQRRRDEGAPLARLVFDEGHHLFDAADSTFAAALTGQEAIELRRWIVGPEGKSRGRRRGLSARLSDVGSYDEEGALAIEAAVMAAGALPADSWLGRLAEGEPMGPIEKLLAAVRATVYARASAADAGYGLETEAAELDATLIEAAAPATQALEALVRPLAKLRQRLEAVMDDGPDWLDGPARARIEGAIAGLSNRNQLLGAWVSLLGRLGGPIDPDYVDWLAVDRVEGREFDIGLHRHWLDPTRPLAETVLKPAQGVLVTSATLRGGEDWAAAEARTGAVHLDHPVRRFEATSPFDYASRAEVLIVNDLKRGDLAALGLAYVRLIQAAGGGTLGLFTAIQRLRAVHARIADRLARDGLPLYAQHVDPIDTGTLVDIFRDDPRASLLGTDALRDGVDVPGESLRLVVMEGVPWPRPTVLHSARRTAGGGSAYDDRVVRARLAQAFGRLIRRADDRGAFVLLSAATPTRLLDAFPPGVPVRRLSLDEAVARVAAINGSGGNVFSPQQDSGIRLPEKGDAEST
- a CDS encoding SixA phosphatase family protein, translating into MKRLTLLRHAKSGWDDPVARDFDRPLNPRGRRGARLMGQHMRDLGLRYDLVLASPAVRVVETLDGLWEGYGRSIHAELDKRIYLASAAALLDVVQEAPDSADTILMSGHNPGMEDLVLMLVPDRADDAARDRVEEKFPTAALAEISFDVDHWADVKAGGGQLVRFIRPRDLDPALGPDAHA
- a CDS encoding nuclear transport factor 2 family protein produces the protein MIRARMMRHTATFGLLLFATAPALAEENPRVAAEIMALARSQWAAEIADKPAAEQLAAVADDYTEFNPDFPTRIDGKAMALRMSEIPPGGKTLFGDMQNPKVQVYGDTAILTYNFAGITRGPDQKVAASVAKSTRVYVRQNGKWWLVHANFAPVPAPAN
- a CDS encoding chorismate mutase gives rise to the protein MSDDVLQRYRESIDNIDAALVFMLAERFKVTQAVGRHKAETGLPAADPGRESAQIERLRTLARSANLDPDFSEKFLRFIIDEVIRHHAKARGDD
- a CDS encoding polyprenyl synthetase family protein, which encodes MTATVTPLHRTGAPSLEPMIALVASDMNHVNAVILDRMQSDVPLIPELAGHLIAGGGKRMRPMLTLACARLLEYGGARHYKLAASVEFIHTATLLHDDVVDGSGLRRGKRTANMIWGNPASVLVGDFLFSRAFELMVEDGSLRVLRILSNASAVIAEGEVNQLTAQRRIDTTEERYLDIIGAKTAALFAAACRIAAVVAERDEAVELALDSYGRNLGIAFQLIDDAIDYLSDGATMGKDTGDDFRDGKVTLPVILAHARGSAEDQKFWRDAMEGRRVSDDDLAHATRLLRDTGALADTIERARHYGQRAIDALGGIGGGQTKAALVEAVEFAVSRAY
- a CDS encoding endonuclease domain-containing protein; this translates as MTANARALRNGQTEAERLIWRRLSSYRPRFTRQLVVGPYILDFACRSAKLGIELDGSQHLDAAVYDAQRSDFLVANGWTVIRFWNGEVRTNPDGVSEAILAKTAECLGGTHPQPLPSREGRKRR
- a CDS encoding glutathione S-transferase family protein; the protein is MAGIIVHHLENSKSQRILWLLEELGLDYDVVRYARVNGGVAPPELTRVHPLGKAPSVEVDGVVMAESAAIIQYVLLRHGAGRLAPPVDSPDYAKFLELLHYPESSLALRTLLPLFVRLFGVSNAFLEGYATHGLDVQLGHLDALLSGRDYLIGDAFTAADLQLTHELQFLKAQGQIDARPVLLGFIDRMEARPAWVRAVDRGGPFSLAFGA
- the dapD gene encoding 2,3,4,5-tetrahydropyridine-2,6-dicarboxylate N-succinyltransferase codes for the protein MSDLAQTIEAAWDARDTLGFDTKGAVRDAVDTALAQLDAGTARVAEMVNGEVIVHQWLKKAVLLSFRLNDNALIGGAAGDASWWDKVPSKFTGWGEADYRAAGFRAVPGAVARRGAFIAKGVVLMPSFVNIGAYVAEGAMIDAWATVGSCAQIGRNVHISGGAGIGGVLEPLQANPVVIGDGAFIGARAEVAEGVIVGEGAVLSMGVYLGASTKIVDRATGEVFVGRVPDYAVVVPGNLPGRTLPDGTPGPSLYCAVIVKRVDAQTRAKTGINELLRD